From Microbacterium sp. LWH11-1.2, one genomic window encodes:
- a CDS encoding RidA family protein yields MTAKTRVSTDAAPAPAHTFSQGVRKGPIVQVSGQGPVHPETNEYLFPGDVAAQTTRTLENVKAIVEASGATFDDVVMLRVYLTTREDFPLMNEAYGAFVNAHTTSGVLPARTTVFTGLPREEMLVEIDGLAVIS; encoded by the coding sequence ATGACCGCGAAGACCCGAGTTTCCACCGACGCTGCCCCCGCCCCCGCGCACACCTTCTCGCAGGGCGTCCGGAAGGGCCCCATCGTGCAGGTCTCCGGCCAGGGCCCGGTCCACCCCGAGACGAACGAGTACCTCTTCCCCGGCGACGTCGCCGCGCAGACGACCCGCACCCTCGAGAACGTCAAGGCGATCGTCGAGGCATCGGGCGCCACGTTCGACGACGTGGTCATGCTGCGCGTCTACCTCACCACGCGCGAGGACTTCCCCCTCATGAACGAGGCGTACGGCGCCTTCGTGAACGCCCACACCACGAGCGGCGTGCTCCCCGCGCGCACCACCGTGTTCACAGGTCTGCCCCGCGAGGAGATGCTCGTCGAGATCGACGGACTCGCCGTCATCTCCTGA
- a CDS encoding amino acid deaminase yields MPLQIPDPVLGAWAKGFPARASGLRLSEVADADLRLSDLVTPVLTVQESALAHNEDTVFSWARAQGLVLAPHGKTTMAPALWQRLLDAGAWGISVATPWQAEVAVDAGVPTVLIANTVTDAAAAARLGELLAADVGLRILCWADSVAGVEILAGALADAARPLDVLVELGGAHGRTGARTVEEGERIAAAISGAPGLRLAGVAGYEGPFGPDRSDASVVAVDGYLQTLIELHERLAYPDGLRPVLSAGGSSFPDRAAAVLTQSEGADVVLRSGAFQIHDDGFYSRMSPFGPLTGTAPLRSAMHAWARVVSQPEESLALLDAGRRDVPFDLDLPVPQSVDGEITALNDQHAFLRLSDGATVDVGDVVRLGLSHPCTAFDKWKVVAVIDDPDAADPRVIGAVATCF; encoded by the coding sequence GTGCCTCTACAAATTCCGGATCCTGTTCTCGGCGCCTGGGCGAAGGGCTTCCCGGCCCGCGCATCCGGGCTGCGGCTGTCGGAGGTCGCGGACGCGGATCTGCGTCTCTCCGACCTGGTCACGCCGGTGCTCACGGTGCAGGAGAGCGCGCTCGCTCACAACGAGGACACCGTCTTCTCCTGGGCAAGGGCGCAGGGTCTCGTGCTCGCCCCCCACGGCAAGACGACGATGGCGCCCGCGCTGTGGCAGCGACTGCTCGACGCCGGCGCGTGGGGGATCTCCGTCGCGACGCCCTGGCAGGCCGAGGTCGCCGTCGACGCCGGCGTGCCGACCGTGTTGATCGCGAACACCGTGACGGATGCCGCGGCCGCGGCGCGGCTCGGCGAGCTCCTCGCGGCCGACGTGGGACTGCGCATCCTGTGCTGGGCCGACTCCGTCGCCGGGGTGGAGATCCTGGCGGGCGCGCTCGCGGATGCCGCCCGGCCGCTCGATGTCCTCGTCGAACTCGGCGGCGCCCACGGACGCACCGGCGCGCGCACCGTCGAGGAGGGGGAGCGGATCGCCGCGGCGATCTCCGGCGCCCCCGGACTGCGCCTCGCGGGCGTCGCCGGCTACGAGGGGCCGTTCGGCCCCGACCGCAGCGACGCATCGGTCGTGGCGGTCGACGGATATCTGCAGACGCTGATCGAGCTGCATGAGCGTCTCGCCTATCCCGACGGTCTCCGGCCAGTGCTCAGCGCCGGGGGCAGCTCCTTCCCCGACCGCGCCGCCGCGGTGCTGACGCAGAGCGAGGGAGCTGACGTGGTGCTGCGGTCGGGGGCGTTCCAGATCCATGACGACGGCTTCTACAGCCGGATGTCGCCGTTCGGACCGCTCACCGGCACGGCGCCGCTCCGGTCCGCGATGCATGCGTGGGCGCGGGTGGTCTCGCAGCCGGAGGAGAGCCTGGCTCTGCTCGACGCCGGGCGACGTGATGTGCCCTTCGATCTCGATCTCCCGGTGCCCCAGTCGGTGGACGGCGAGATCACGGCGCTCAACGACCAGCACGCCTTCCTCCGTCTCTCCGACGGAGCGACGGTCGACGTCGGGGACGTGGTGCGGCTCGGTCTCTCGCATCCGTGCACGGCCTTCGACAAGTGGAAGGTGGTCGCCGTCATCGACGACCCCGACGCCGCGGACCCCCGGGTGATCGGAGCGGTCGCGACATGCTTCTGA